The genomic segment GTCTATGATGGTTGCCTTGGCCTCTTGTGCTGCGGAAACCAATGCGCTTCTGACCTTCTCAAGGCTTTTCAGAATTTCGGGGTTGCACTCCCGCAATTCTATTAATAAATGGGTCCCTAAAGCATACAATTCTCTACCCCCCTTCAAACTTCAGAATTTTTGCACTATAAGACTAAAAAGATACAGAAAATACCGGCAACTTGTCAAGAAAATTTTTCAGAAAATTTTTCAGAATCAGAATCTCCAGACAAAGTTTTTCAGAAGTTTCTGATATTGTTGCAGTCTATCGCAAAAACATCGCCCGCAACCCGTGTACCGGCAATTCCCGTTGCTGTTGCCACAAAACAGGGATTGGCGGCAGCGGCAGTCGTTGGCGGATTTGCATTTGGATTGGTTATCTGGAAATTCTGCGTTATAGAATAGTTGAAGTTGCGCCCTGTTCCGGGCCTGAAGGCCGGCAACAACAGACGAATAGCGGCGACGTCAGCCGCTGTTGCCGTATATGCGCCGTTCTCCGCAAAAAATTGCTCTTCAAGCAATCTCAGGTTCTGAAGGTTGGTAAACGCCTCTGTCCTTGCCGCTCTCGTCTGTTGCCCCAGATAGGCGGGAACCGCAATTATCGCGAGTATCCCGATTATGGCAACGACGATGATAAGTTCGA from the Nitrospirota bacterium genome contains:
- a CDS encoding prepilin-type N-terminal cleavage/methylation domain-containing protein; the encoded protein is MDKRGVTLIELIIVVAIIGILAIIAVPAYLGQQTRAARTEAFTNLQNLRLLEEQFFAENGAYTATAADVAAIRLLLPAFRPGTGRNFNYSITQNFQITNPNANPPTTAAAANPCFVATATGIAGTRVAGDVFAIDCNNIRNF